A part of Aegilops tauschii subsp. strangulata cultivar AL8/78 chromosome 2, Aet v6.0, whole genome shotgun sequence genomic DNA contains:
- the LOC109786806 gene encoding glucan endo-1,3-beta-glucosidase GII-like — protein MALQRAASVLAAALAFASILITGPVQSVGVCYGMNGDHLPSPAEVVQLYKSNGITVIRLYKPDVQTLRALNGSNIAVLIDVADETVTRLASSVPGAQLWVRFYIQHYPGISFRYISVGNELTGAATQNIVPAIKNLNAALDAAGIKGIKVSTAVRLDVLASSSPPSSGVFKDGYMNQVVALLGTTGAPLLVNVYPYFAYIGDQKDIDLNFALFQPSSTVVRDGGLSYTNIFDVMVDAVHAALRKANVQVPVVVSESGWPSAGGVGASVANAQTYNQNLINHVGKGTPYRPQPLEAYVFAMFNENLMPGAETEKHFGLFNPDKSPVYPIRF, from the exons ATGGCACTGCAGCGTGCTGCCTCCGTGCTCGCCGCCGCACTGGCGTTTGCATCCATACTTATTACTG GCCCGGTGCAGTCCGTGGGCGTGTGCTACGGGATGAACGGCGACCACCTCCCGTCGCCGGCCGAGGTCGTGCAGCTCTACAAATCCAACGGCATCACCGTCATCCGCCTCTACAAGCCGGACGTCCAGACGCTCCGGGCCCTCAATGGGAGCAACATCGCCGTCCTCATCGACGTGGCCGACGAGACCGTGACCCGCCTCGCTTCCAGCGTCCCCGGCGCACAGCTCTGGGTGCGGTTCTACATCCAGCACTACCCGGGGATCTCCTTCCGGTACATCTCCGTCGGCAACGAGCTCACCGGCGCCGCCACACAGAACATCGTCCCGGCCATCAAGAACCTCAACGCCGCGCTCGATGCCGCTGGCATCAAGGGCATCAAGGTGTCGACGGCGGTCAGGCTGGACGTGctcgcctcctcctcgccgccctcCTCCGGCGTCTTCAAGGACGGCTACATGAACCAGGTCGTGGCGCTCCTCGGCACCACGGGCGCGCCGCTGCTGGTCAACGTGTACCCCTACTTCGCCTACATCGGCGACCAGAAGGACATCGACCTCAACTTCGCACTCTTCCAGCCGAGCTCCACGGTCGTCAGGGACGGCGGGCTCAGCTACACCAACATCTTCGACGTCATGGTCGACGCCGTGCACGCGGCGCTGAGGAAGGCCAACGTGCAGGTGCCCGTCGTGGTTTCCGAGAGCGGCTGGCCGTCCGCTGGAGGCGTCGGCGCCAGCGTGGCCAACGCGCAGACGTACAACCAGAATCTCATCAATCACGTCGGCAAGGGCACGCCCTATAGGCCCCAGCCGCTGGAGGCCTATGTGTTCGCCATGTTCAACGAGAATCTCATGCCGGGGGCTGAGACGGAGAAGCACTTTGGGCTGTTCAATCCGGACAAGTCGCCGGTGTACCCTATTAGATTCTGA
- the LOC109786807 gene encoding glucan endo-1,3-beta-glucosidase GII-like isoform X2 has product MALQRAASVLATALVLTSILTVLILPWACGVCYGVHGDRLPKPAEVVQLYKSKGITAIRLYEPDVQTLLALNGSNIGVLIDVADENVPRLASGAAQADLWVQLNIKRYYPGVSFRYIAVGNELAGAATRSILPAIKNLNAALAKAGIKGIKVSTAVKMDVLATSSPPSSAVFKDDYMKQIVALLGTTGAPLLVNVYPYFAYIGDQKNIDLNFSLFQPSSRVIKDNGLSYTNLFDAMVDAVYAALRSAKVQVPVVISESGWPSAGGVGASVANARTYNQNLINHVGKGTPSKSQPLETYVFAMFNENRKTGAETEKHFGLFNPDKSPVYPIKF; this is encoded by the exons ATGGCACTGCAGCGTGCTGCCTCCGTGCTCGCCACCGCGCTGGTGCTTACATCCATACTTACTG TATTGATTCT TCCGTGGGCGTGTGGCGTGTGCTACGGGGTGCACGGCGACCGCCTGCCGAAGCCGGCCGAGGTCGTGCAGCTCTACAAGTCCAAGGGCATCACCGCCATCCGCCTCTACGAGCCGGACGTCCAGACGCTCCTGGCCCTCAACGGGAGCAACATCGGCGTCCTCATCGACGTGGCCGACGAGAACGTGCCCCGCCTCGCCTCCGGCGCCGCCCAGGCGGACCTCTGGGTCCAGCTCAACATCAAGCGCTACTACCCGGGCGTCTCCTTCCGGTACATCGCCGTCGGCAACGAGCTCGCCGGCGCAGCCACGCGGAGCATCCTCCCGGCCATCAAGAACCTCAACGCCGCGCTCGCCAAGGCCGGCATCAAGGGCATCAAGGTGTCAACGGCCGTCAAGATGGACGTGCTCGCCACCTCctcgccgccctcctccgccgtCTTCAAGGACGACTACATGAAGCAGATCGTGGCGCTCCTCGGCACCACCGGCGCGCCGCTGCTGGTCAACGTGTACCCCTACTTCGCCTACATCGGAGACCAGAAGAACATCGACCTCAACTTTTCCCTCTTCCAGCCGAGCTCCAGGGTCATCAAGGACAACGGGCTCAGCTACACCAACCTCTTCGACGCCATGGTCGACGCGGTGTATGCGGCGCTGAGGAGCGCCAAGGTGCAGGTGCCCGTCGTGATTTCCGAGAGCGGCTGGCCGTCAGCTGGAGGCGTCGGCGCCAGCGTGGCCAACGCGCGGACGTACAACCAAAACCTCATCAACCACGTCGGCAAGGGCACGCCCTCTAAGTCGCAGCCGCTGGAGACCTACGTATTCGCCATGTTCAATGAGAACCGCAAGACGGGGGCTGAGACGGAGAAGCACTTTGGGCTTTTCAATCCGGATAAGTCGCCGGTGTACCCTATTAAATTCTGA
- the LOC109786807 gene encoding glucan endo-1,3-beta-glucosidase GII-like isoform X3, with protein sequence MALQRAASVLATALVLTSILTGKVRACGVCYGVHGDRLPKPAEVVQLYKSKGITAIRLYEPDVQTLLALNGSNIGVLIDVADENVPRLASGAAQADLWVQLNIKRYYPGVSFRYIAVGNELAGAATRSILPAIKNLNAALAKAGIKGIKVSTAVKMDVLATSSPPSSAVFKDDYMKQIVALLGTTGAPLLVNVYPYFAYIGDQKNIDLNFSLFQPSSRVIKDNGLSYTNLFDAMVDAVYAALRSAKVQVPVVISESGWPSAGGVGASVANARTYNQNLINHVGKGTPSKSQPLETYVFAMFNENRKTGAETEKHFGLFNPDKSPVYPIKF encoded by the exons ATGGCACTGCAGCGTGCTGCCTCCGTGCTCGCCACCGCGCTGGTGCTTACATCCATACTTACTGGTAAAGTGA GGGCGTGTGGCGTGTGCTACGGGGTGCACGGCGACCGCCTGCCGAAGCCGGCCGAGGTCGTGCAGCTCTACAAGTCCAAGGGCATCACCGCCATCCGCCTCTACGAGCCGGACGTCCAGACGCTCCTGGCCCTCAACGGGAGCAACATCGGCGTCCTCATCGACGTGGCCGACGAGAACGTGCCCCGCCTCGCCTCCGGCGCCGCCCAGGCGGACCTCTGGGTCCAGCTCAACATCAAGCGCTACTACCCGGGCGTCTCCTTCCGGTACATCGCCGTCGGCAACGAGCTCGCCGGCGCAGCCACGCGGAGCATCCTCCCGGCCATCAAGAACCTCAACGCCGCGCTCGCCAAGGCCGGCATCAAGGGCATCAAGGTGTCAACGGCCGTCAAGATGGACGTGCTCGCCACCTCctcgccgccctcctccgccgtCTTCAAGGACGACTACATGAAGCAGATCGTGGCGCTCCTCGGCACCACCGGCGCGCCGCTGCTGGTCAACGTGTACCCCTACTTCGCCTACATCGGAGACCAGAAGAACATCGACCTCAACTTTTCCCTCTTCCAGCCGAGCTCCAGGGTCATCAAGGACAACGGGCTCAGCTACACCAACCTCTTCGACGCCATGGTCGACGCGGTGTATGCGGCGCTGAGGAGCGCCAAGGTGCAGGTGCCCGTCGTGATTTCCGAGAGCGGCTGGCCGTCAGCTGGAGGCGTCGGCGCCAGCGTGGCCAACGCGCGGACGTACAACCAAAACCTCATCAACCACGTCGGCAAGGGCACGCCCTCTAAGTCGCAGCCGCTGGAGACCTACGTATTCGCCATGTTCAATGAGAACCGCAAGACGGGGGCTGAGACGGAGAAGCACTTTGGGCTTTTCAATCCGGATAAGTCGCCGGTGTACCCTATTAAATTCTGA
- the LOC109786807 gene encoding glucan endo-1,3-beta-glucosidase GII-like isoform X1, with translation MALQRAASVLATALVLTSILTGKAGCSPWACGVCYGVHGDRLPKPAEVVQLYKSKGITAIRLYEPDVQTLLALNGSNIGVLIDVADENVPRLASGAAQADLWVQLNIKRYYPGVSFRYIAVGNELAGAATRSILPAIKNLNAALAKAGIKGIKVSTAVKMDVLATSSPPSSAVFKDDYMKQIVALLGTTGAPLLVNVYPYFAYIGDQKNIDLNFSLFQPSSRVIKDNGLSYTNLFDAMVDAVYAALRSAKVQVPVVISESGWPSAGGVGASVANARTYNQNLINHVGKGTPSKSQPLETYVFAMFNENRKTGAETEKHFGLFNPDKSPVYPIKF, from the exons ATGGCACTGCAGCGTGCTGCCTCCGTGCTCGCCACCGCGCTGGTGCTTACATCCATACTTACTGGTAAA GCCGGGTGCAGTCCGTGGGCGTGTGGCGTGTGCTACGGGGTGCACGGCGACCGCCTGCCGAAGCCGGCCGAGGTCGTGCAGCTCTACAAGTCCAAGGGCATCACCGCCATCCGCCTCTACGAGCCGGACGTCCAGACGCTCCTGGCCCTCAACGGGAGCAACATCGGCGTCCTCATCGACGTGGCCGACGAGAACGTGCCCCGCCTCGCCTCCGGCGCCGCCCAGGCGGACCTCTGGGTCCAGCTCAACATCAAGCGCTACTACCCGGGCGTCTCCTTCCGGTACATCGCCGTCGGCAACGAGCTCGCCGGCGCAGCCACGCGGAGCATCCTCCCGGCCATCAAGAACCTCAACGCCGCGCTCGCCAAGGCCGGCATCAAGGGCATCAAGGTGTCAACGGCCGTCAAGATGGACGTGCTCGCCACCTCctcgccgccctcctccgccgtCTTCAAGGACGACTACATGAAGCAGATCGTGGCGCTCCTCGGCACCACCGGCGCGCCGCTGCTGGTCAACGTGTACCCCTACTTCGCCTACATCGGAGACCAGAAGAACATCGACCTCAACTTTTCCCTCTTCCAGCCGAGCTCCAGGGTCATCAAGGACAACGGGCTCAGCTACACCAACCTCTTCGACGCCATGGTCGACGCGGTGTATGCGGCGCTGAGGAGCGCCAAGGTGCAGGTGCCCGTCGTGATTTCCGAGAGCGGCTGGCCGTCAGCTGGAGGCGTCGGCGCCAGCGTGGCCAACGCGCGGACGTACAACCAAAACCTCATCAACCACGTCGGCAAGGGCACGCCCTCTAAGTCGCAGCCGCTGGAGACCTACGTATTCGCCATGTTCAATGAGAACCGCAAGACGGGGGCTGAGACGGAGAAGCACTTTGGGCTTTTCAATCCGGATAAGTCGCCGGTGTACCCTATTAAATTCTGA